GAACGGTCAGGTCGCCTGGATGTTGAATCCGAATGCGTATGGGTCGGTGGCATCCACCACAAATTGATGAAATCCGGTGATCCAGGCATTGCCGGTGATTTCCGGCACAATGGCGGGCCGGTCTCCCACCCTGGTTTCCCTTAAAATTTTTCCCATAAACTGGGTGCCGAATACACTTTGGTAGGCATAGGGTTCTTCCGGTTTGAGCCGACCTTTATGATGCAGAAACGCCATTTTGGCGCTGGTGCCGGTGCCGCAGGGGGATCGGTCCACCTGCCCGGTTCCGAACACCACGATGTTCCGGGGGGGATCCGTGTTTTCATAAATTTCGGTCAATGCCACGGAGGCCAGCTGGCCTGAAACAGGATGACTAAAGTGGAATCGCTGATTCACCGCATCGCGAATGGCCAGCCCCAGGGCTTTCAATGCATCGATATGGACACGTGTCACCGGCAGGTTCAGGTGATCGGCATTGACCAGGGCAAAATAATTGCCGCCATAAGCAATATCCACCGGGACTTTGCCGATGGCATCCAGCTCGATCTCCATGGATTCACAAAAAAAAGAGTCCCGGTTTTGGATGGTGACGCTGGTCACCCGGTTGTCTTTAATCACAGCCCGGGCATGGATCAGGCCGGCCGGGGTATCCAAAGCCAGGGTCCGGAGGTTGCTTTTTTCCTGAATGTCTCCGGACAGCATCCCGGTTTCCAGAAGCACCACCACAGCCCCCATGCTGCCGTGGCCGCACATGTCCAGATATCCGCCGCTGTCCATGAAGATCACGCCGGCATCAGCTTCGTCTGTGACCGGTTCCGTGAGAATGGCCCCGAACATGTCCTGGTGACCCCGGGGTTCCAGCATGAGCATCTGCCGGATATGATCCCGGTGTTCAGACAGCCAGTTTTTTTTATCGATCATCTGGTTTCCGGGAATATGCGCCATGCCGGCGGTGACCACCCGGGTGGGTTCGCCCATGGTGTGCGTGTCAACCGTGGTGATGCTGTGAGTAAAATTCATGATGGTTTCCTTTTAAAAAAAACGCTGGATTCCAGATATGTGTGGCCTGGAATCCAGCGTAAGTGTCATGGTTTTAACCTTGTGAATATCTGATTTTACAGTGTTTATCTGAGGGCAAACACCTCTTCGGGCAGCCACAGAACGATCTGCGGAAAGAACAGGATCAGCAGCAACACAAACAGCTGAATGCAAAGGAATGGCATAATCGATTTGTAGATA
Above is a window of Desulfotignum balticum DSM 7044 DNA encoding:
- a CDS encoding proline racemase family protein, yielding MNFTHSITTVDTHTMGEPTRVVTAGMAHIPGNQMIDKKNWLSEHRDHIRQMLMLEPRGHQDMFGAILTEPVTDEADAGVIFMDSGGYLDMCGHGSMGAVVVLLETGMLSGDIQEKSNLRTLALDTPAGLIHARAVIKDNRVTSVTIQNRDSFFCESMEIELDAIGKVPVDIAYGGNYFALVNADHLNLPVTRVHIDALKALGLAIRDAVNQRFHFSHPVSGQLASVALTEIYENTDPPRNIVVFGTGQVDRSPCGTGTSAKMAFLHHKGRLKPEEPYAYQSVFGTQFMGKILRETRVGDRPAIVPEITGNAWITGFHQFVVDATDPYAFGFNIQAT